Proteins from one Solenopsis invicta isolate M01_SB chromosome 11, UNIL_Sinv_3.0, whole genome shotgun sequence genomic window:
- the LOC105199231 gene encoding protein yellow isoform X2 has protein sequence MEKRYHAMTRKKRSNDVERSGWLSYRQLWMGPRRTSQPSYFYASPDYTFGNTRDESSLNYHHDVRDHRRQHDLPYRYRMASTIPWMLSMSLLAVPKFAAYTSPSILSRDLQAPALPLSSSISTPFFPTHNINYKDSSSEYDEHAGSPRNCDNHRSEEKSTISTNVGNLYGSTPQSRHRVATSNLGRSNPSRPIGRAIDTFRADPHLVNQLDFHDFGDGFEPGRIIDDYVGPAMELVYAWSTIDFEFDSIDARDNAIFEGDYIAENNLPLGLEVWRDKVFITLPKWRTGIPVTLATVPRRSKTRNPKLRPYPNWHWHQSGCESLTSVFRVQVDECNRLWVLDSGKTELAKRSKQVCPPAIFIFDLRTDTLIKKYVLPDEYIKQDSLYINIAIDIRNNDCGSAVAYLADVWRYGVVVYDFFKDSAFRVEHHFFYPDPLASRYELHGIKFQWTDGIFGLALSPVDVHNERTMFFHPMSSFREFAVPTSVFRDKRTAEFHSEKFMPVGKPRAKDYGHSSGSAIDKNGVMFFNMVTRDSVWCWDTRKEYIPQNLGVIGTSNESLVFPNDIKVDHEPDQSVWLLTNRLPMYLYGTLNSGSINYRVFKADVKEAIRDTVCDPNYVVPDSDPGLDDTC, from the exons ATGGAAAAGAGAT ACCATGCCATGACGAGGAAGAAAAGGAGCAACGATGTGGAGAGAAGCGGATGGCTATCATACCGACAGCTGTGGATGGGCCCGAGGAGAACCAGCCAACCCAGCTATTTCTACGCCTCCCCTGATTATACTTTCGGCAACACCAGGGATGAATCTAGTCTGAACTATCATCATGACGTCCGGGACCACAGAAGGCAGCACGATTTGCCGTACAGATATC GTATGGCGAGCACGATACCATGGATGCTGTCAATGTCTCTACTGGCTGTCCCAAAATTTGCGGCTTACACGAGTCCTAGCATCCTATCCAGGGACCTTCAAGCACCTGCGTTGCCATTATCTTCATCCATTTCTACTCCATTTTTTCCGACGCAC AACATCAACTACAAAGATTCATCATCGGAGTATGATGAACACGCCGGCTCGCCACGGAATTGCGATAATCATCGGTCGGAGGAAAAATCGACGATTTCCACGAACGTAGGCAATCTTTACGGATCGACGCCGCAATCGCGCCATCGCGTTGCTACATCCAATCTGGGTAGAAGCAATCCTTCGAGACCCATTGGAAGAGCTATCGATACATTCCGCGCGGATCCTCACTTGGTCAATCAATTGGATTTTCACGATTTCGGCGATGGTTTCGAGCCGGGGCGTATTATAGACGACTACGTCGGTCCCGCCATGGAACTA GTGTATGCCTGGTCCACGATTGATTTTGAATTCGACAGTATAGACGCGCGAGATAATGCTATATTTGAGGGCGACTATATTGCGGAGAATAACTTGCCGCTGGGCCTGGAAGTCTGGCGCGACAAAGTCTTCATTACTCTGCCAAAGTGGAGAACTGGCATACCGGTGACTCTGGCTACCGTGCCCAGACGTTCCAAGACAAGAAACCCCAAATTAAGACCGTATCCTAACTGGCACTGGCATCAATCAG GCTGCGAGAGCTTAACGTCAGTCTTCCGAGTTCAAGTGGACGAATGCAATCGGCTATGGGTCCTCGACTCCGGCAAGACGGAGCTCGCCAAGAGATCTAAGCAAGTCTGTCCCCCCGCCATATTCATCTTCGATCTGCGCACCGACACCCTCATCAAAAAATACGTCTTGCCAGACGAGTATATTAAACAGGACTCCCTGTACATCAATATCGCTATAGATATCAGAAACAACGATTGCGGCTCCGCGGTAGCGTACTTGGCCGACGTCTGGCGATACGGTGTCGTGGTGTACGACTTCTTCAAGGATTCCGCCTTCAGAGTCGAGCATCATTTCTTCTATCCCGATCCCCTGGCGTCCAGATACGAGCTGCACGGTATAAAGTTCCAATGGACCGACGGAATATTTGGATTAGCGCTTAGTCCCGTGGATGTTCACAACGAAAGAACGATGTTCTTCCATCCGATGTCCAGTTTTCGAGAATTCGCCGTGCCCACGTCGGTTTTCAGGGACAAGCGAACCGCGGAATTTCACTCGGAGAAGTTCATGCCCGTTGGGAAGCCCAGAGCCAAGGACTATGGCCATTCTTCGGGGTCCGCCATAGATAAGAACGGCGTCATGTTCTTCAACATGGTCACCAGGGACTCCGTGTGGTGCTGGGACACCAGGAAGGAGTACATACCGCAGAATCTGGGCGTAATTGGGACTAGCAACGAGTCCTTGGTGTTCCCGAACGACATCAAAGTGGATCACGAGCCGGATCAGAGTGTGTGGCTGCTCACAAATCGATTGCCGATGTACTTGTACGGGACACTGAACAGCGGTAGTATTAATTACAGAGTGTTTAAGGCGGATGTTAAGGAGGCTATCAGGGATACCGTCTGCGATCCTAATTACGTAGTTCCTGATTCGGATCCGGGCCTCGACGACACTTGTTGA
- the LOC105199231 gene encoding protein yellow isoform X4, giving the protein MASTIPWMLSMSLLAVPKFAAYTSPSILSRDLQAPALPLSSSISTPFFPTHNINYKDSSSEYDEHAGSPRNCDNHRSEEKSTISTNVGNLYGSTPQSRHRVATSNLGRSNPSRPIGRAIDTFRADPHLVNQLDFHDFGDGFEPGRIIDDYVGPAMELVYAWSTIDFEFDSIDARDNAIFEGDYIAENNLPLGLEVWRDKVFITLPKWRTGIPVTLATVPRRSKTRNPKLRPYPNWHWHQSGCESLTSVFRVQVDECNRLWVLDSGKTELAKRSKQVCPPAIFIFDLRTDTLIKKYVLPDEYIKQDSLYINIAIDIRNNDCGSAVAYLADVWRYGVVVYDFFKDSAFRVEHHFFYPDPLASRYELHGIKFQWTDGIFGLALSPVDVHNERTMFFHPMSSFREFAVPTSVFRDKRTAEFHSEKFMPVGKPRAKDYGHSSGSAIDKNGVMFFNMVTRDSVWCWDTRKEYIPQNLGVIGTSNESLVFPNDIKVDHEPDQSVWLLTNRLPMYLYGTLNSGSINYRVFKADVKEAIRDTVCDPNYVVPDSDPGLDDTC; this is encoded by the exons ATGGCGAGCACGATACCATGGATGCTGTCAATGTCTCTACTGGCTGTCCCAAAATTTGCGGCTTACACGAGTCCTAGCATCCTATCCAGGGACCTTCAAGCACCTGCGTTGCCATTATCTTCATCCATTTCTACTCCATTTTTTCCGACGCAC AACATCAACTACAAAGATTCATCATCGGAGTATGATGAACACGCCGGCTCGCCACGGAATTGCGATAATCATCGGTCGGAGGAAAAATCGACGATTTCCACGAACGTAGGCAATCTTTACGGATCGACGCCGCAATCGCGCCATCGCGTTGCTACATCCAATCTGGGTAGAAGCAATCCTTCGAGACCCATTGGAAGAGCTATCGATACATTCCGCGCGGATCCTCACTTGGTCAATCAATTGGATTTTCACGATTTCGGCGATGGTTTCGAGCCGGGGCGTATTATAGACGACTACGTCGGTCCCGCCATGGAACTA GTGTATGCCTGGTCCACGATTGATTTTGAATTCGACAGTATAGACGCGCGAGATAATGCTATATTTGAGGGCGACTATATTGCGGAGAATAACTTGCCGCTGGGCCTGGAAGTCTGGCGCGACAAAGTCTTCATTACTCTGCCAAAGTGGAGAACTGGCATACCGGTGACTCTGGCTACCGTGCCCAGACGTTCCAAGACAAGAAACCCCAAATTAAGACCGTATCCTAACTGGCACTGGCATCAATCAG GCTGCGAGAGCTTAACGTCAGTCTTCCGAGTTCAAGTGGACGAATGCAATCGGCTATGGGTCCTCGACTCCGGCAAGACGGAGCTCGCCAAGAGATCTAAGCAAGTCTGTCCCCCCGCCATATTCATCTTCGATCTGCGCACCGACACCCTCATCAAAAAATACGTCTTGCCAGACGAGTATATTAAACAGGACTCCCTGTACATCAATATCGCTATAGATATCAGAAACAACGATTGCGGCTCCGCGGTAGCGTACTTGGCCGACGTCTGGCGATACGGTGTCGTGGTGTACGACTTCTTCAAGGATTCCGCCTTCAGAGTCGAGCATCATTTCTTCTATCCCGATCCCCTGGCGTCCAGATACGAGCTGCACGGTATAAAGTTCCAATGGACCGACGGAATATTTGGATTAGCGCTTAGTCCCGTGGATGTTCACAACGAAAGAACGATGTTCTTCCATCCGATGTCCAGTTTTCGAGAATTCGCCGTGCCCACGTCGGTTTTCAGGGACAAGCGAACCGCGGAATTTCACTCGGAGAAGTTCATGCCCGTTGGGAAGCCCAGAGCCAAGGACTATGGCCATTCTTCGGGGTCCGCCATAGATAAGAACGGCGTCATGTTCTTCAACATGGTCACCAGGGACTCCGTGTGGTGCTGGGACACCAGGAAGGAGTACATACCGCAGAATCTGGGCGTAATTGGGACTAGCAACGAGTCCTTGGTGTTCCCGAACGACATCAAAGTGGATCACGAGCCGGATCAGAGTGTGTGGCTGCTCACAAATCGATTGCCGATGTACTTGTACGGGACACTGAACAGCGGTAGTATTAATTACAGAGTGTTTAAGGCGGATGTTAAGGAGGCTATCAGGGATACCGTCTGCGATCCTAATTACGTAGTTCCTGATTCGGATCCGGGCCTCGACGACACTTGTTGA
- the LOC105199231 gene encoding protein yellow isoform X1: protein MHDDAHYIIHHAMTRKKRSNDVERSGWLSYRQLWMGPRRTSQPSYFYASPDYTFGNTRDESSLNYHHDVRDHRRQHDLPYRYRMASTIPWMLSMSLLAVPKFAAYTSPSILSRDLQAPALPLSSSISTPFFPTHNINYKDSSSEYDEHAGSPRNCDNHRSEEKSTISTNVGNLYGSTPQSRHRVATSNLGRSNPSRPIGRAIDTFRADPHLVNQLDFHDFGDGFEPGRIIDDYVGPAMELVYAWSTIDFEFDSIDARDNAIFEGDYIAENNLPLGLEVWRDKVFITLPKWRTGIPVTLATVPRRSKTRNPKLRPYPNWHWHQSGCESLTSVFRVQVDECNRLWVLDSGKTELAKRSKQVCPPAIFIFDLRTDTLIKKYVLPDEYIKQDSLYINIAIDIRNNDCGSAVAYLADVWRYGVVVYDFFKDSAFRVEHHFFYPDPLASRYELHGIKFQWTDGIFGLALSPVDVHNERTMFFHPMSSFREFAVPTSVFRDKRTAEFHSEKFMPVGKPRAKDYGHSSGSAIDKNGVMFFNMVTRDSVWCWDTRKEYIPQNLGVIGTSNESLVFPNDIKVDHEPDQSVWLLTNRLPMYLYGTLNSGSINYRVFKADVKEAIRDTVCDPNYVVPDSDPGLDDTC, encoded by the exons ATGCATGACGATGCACATTACATCATTC ACCATGCCATGACGAGGAAGAAAAGGAGCAACGATGTGGAGAGAAGCGGATGGCTATCATACCGACAGCTGTGGATGGGCCCGAGGAGAACCAGCCAACCCAGCTATTTCTACGCCTCCCCTGATTATACTTTCGGCAACACCAGGGATGAATCTAGTCTGAACTATCATCATGACGTCCGGGACCACAGAAGGCAGCACGATTTGCCGTACAGATATC GTATGGCGAGCACGATACCATGGATGCTGTCAATGTCTCTACTGGCTGTCCCAAAATTTGCGGCTTACACGAGTCCTAGCATCCTATCCAGGGACCTTCAAGCACCTGCGTTGCCATTATCTTCATCCATTTCTACTCCATTTTTTCCGACGCAC AACATCAACTACAAAGATTCATCATCGGAGTATGATGAACACGCCGGCTCGCCACGGAATTGCGATAATCATCGGTCGGAGGAAAAATCGACGATTTCCACGAACGTAGGCAATCTTTACGGATCGACGCCGCAATCGCGCCATCGCGTTGCTACATCCAATCTGGGTAGAAGCAATCCTTCGAGACCCATTGGAAGAGCTATCGATACATTCCGCGCGGATCCTCACTTGGTCAATCAATTGGATTTTCACGATTTCGGCGATGGTTTCGAGCCGGGGCGTATTATAGACGACTACGTCGGTCCCGCCATGGAACTA GTGTATGCCTGGTCCACGATTGATTTTGAATTCGACAGTATAGACGCGCGAGATAATGCTATATTTGAGGGCGACTATATTGCGGAGAATAACTTGCCGCTGGGCCTGGAAGTCTGGCGCGACAAAGTCTTCATTACTCTGCCAAAGTGGAGAACTGGCATACCGGTGACTCTGGCTACCGTGCCCAGACGTTCCAAGACAAGAAACCCCAAATTAAGACCGTATCCTAACTGGCACTGGCATCAATCAG GCTGCGAGAGCTTAACGTCAGTCTTCCGAGTTCAAGTGGACGAATGCAATCGGCTATGGGTCCTCGACTCCGGCAAGACGGAGCTCGCCAAGAGATCTAAGCAAGTCTGTCCCCCCGCCATATTCATCTTCGATCTGCGCACCGACACCCTCATCAAAAAATACGTCTTGCCAGACGAGTATATTAAACAGGACTCCCTGTACATCAATATCGCTATAGATATCAGAAACAACGATTGCGGCTCCGCGGTAGCGTACTTGGCCGACGTCTGGCGATACGGTGTCGTGGTGTACGACTTCTTCAAGGATTCCGCCTTCAGAGTCGAGCATCATTTCTTCTATCCCGATCCCCTGGCGTCCAGATACGAGCTGCACGGTATAAAGTTCCAATGGACCGACGGAATATTTGGATTAGCGCTTAGTCCCGTGGATGTTCACAACGAAAGAACGATGTTCTTCCATCCGATGTCCAGTTTTCGAGAATTCGCCGTGCCCACGTCGGTTTTCAGGGACAAGCGAACCGCGGAATTTCACTCGGAGAAGTTCATGCCCGTTGGGAAGCCCAGAGCCAAGGACTATGGCCATTCTTCGGGGTCCGCCATAGATAAGAACGGCGTCATGTTCTTCAACATGGTCACCAGGGACTCCGTGTGGTGCTGGGACACCAGGAAGGAGTACATACCGCAGAATCTGGGCGTAATTGGGACTAGCAACGAGTCCTTGGTGTTCCCGAACGACATCAAAGTGGATCACGAGCCGGATCAGAGTGTGTGGCTGCTCACAAATCGATTGCCGATGTACTTGTACGGGACACTGAACAGCGGTAGTATTAATTACAGAGTGTTTAAGGCGGATGTTAAGGAGGCTATCAGGGATACCGTCTGCGATCCTAATTACGTAGTTCCTGATTCGGATCCGGGCCTCGACGACACTTGTTGA
- the LOC105199231 gene encoding protein yellow isoform X3 produces MTRKKRSNDVERSGWLSYRQLWMGPRRTSQPSYFYASPDYTFGNTRDESSLNYHHDVRDHRRQHDLPYRYRMASTIPWMLSMSLLAVPKFAAYTSPSILSRDLQAPALPLSSSISTPFFPTHNINYKDSSSEYDEHAGSPRNCDNHRSEEKSTISTNVGNLYGSTPQSRHRVATSNLGRSNPSRPIGRAIDTFRADPHLVNQLDFHDFGDGFEPGRIIDDYVGPAMELVYAWSTIDFEFDSIDARDNAIFEGDYIAENNLPLGLEVWRDKVFITLPKWRTGIPVTLATVPRRSKTRNPKLRPYPNWHWHQSGCESLTSVFRVQVDECNRLWVLDSGKTELAKRSKQVCPPAIFIFDLRTDTLIKKYVLPDEYIKQDSLYINIAIDIRNNDCGSAVAYLADVWRYGVVVYDFFKDSAFRVEHHFFYPDPLASRYELHGIKFQWTDGIFGLALSPVDVHNERTMFFHPMSSFREFAVPTSVFRDKRTAEFHSEKFMPVGKPRAKDYGHSSGSAIDKNGVMFFNMVTRDSVWCWDTRKEYIPQNLGVIGTSNESLVFPNDIKVDHEPDQSVWLLTNRLPMYLYGTLNSGSINYRVFKADVKEAIRDTVCDPNYVVPDSDPGLDDTC; encoded by the exons ATGACGAGGAAGAAAAGGAGCAACGATGTGGAGAGAAGCGGATGGCTATCATACCGACAGCTGTGGATGGGCCCGAGGAGAACCAGCCAACCCAGCTATTTCTACGCCTCCCCTGATTATACTTTCGGCAACACCAGGGATGAATCTAGTCTGAACTATCATCATGACGTCCGGGACCACAGAAGGCAGCACGATTTGCCGTACAGATATC GTATGGCGAGCACGATACCATGGATGCTGTCAATGTCTCTACTGGCTGTCCCAAAATTTGCGGCTTACACGAGTCCTAGCATCCTATCCAGGGACCTTCAAGCACCTGCGTTGCCATTATCTTCATCCATTTCTACTCCATTTTTTCCGACGCAC AACATCAACTACAAAGATTCATCATCGGAGTATGATGAACACGCCGGCTCGCCACGGAATTGCGATAATCATCGGTCGGAGGAAAAATCGACGATTTCCACGAACGTAGGCAATCTTTACGGATCGACGCCGCAATCGCGCCATCGCGTTGCTACATCCAATCTGGGTAGAAGCAATCCTTCGAGACCCATTGGAAGAGCTATCGATACATTCCGCGCGGATCCTCACTTGGTCAATCAATTGGATTTTCACGATTTCGGCGATGGTTTCGAGCCGGGGCGTATTATAGACGACTACGTCGGTCCCGCCATGGAACTA GTGTATGCCTGGTCCACGATTGATTTTGAATTCGACAGTATAGACGCGCGAGATAATGCTATATTTGAGGGCGACTATATTGCGGAGAATAACTTGCCGCTGGGCCTGGAAGTCTGGCGCGACAAAGTCTTCATTACTCTGCCAAAGTGGAGAACTGGCATACCGGTGACTCTGGCTACCGTGCCCAGACGTTCCAAGACAAGAAACCCCAAATTAAGACCGTATCCTAACTGGCACTGGCATCAATCAG GCTGCGAGAGCTTAACGTCAGTCTTCCGAGTTCAAGTGGACGAATGCAATCGGCTATGGGTCCTCGACTCCGGCAAGACGGAGCTCGCCAAGAGATCTAAGCAAGTCTGTCCCCCCGCCATATTCATCTTCGATCTGCGCACCGACACCCTCATCAAAAAATACGTCTTGCCAGACGAGTATATTAAACAGGACTCCCTGTACATCAATATCGCTATAGATATCAGAAACAACGATTGCGGCTCCGCGGTAGCGTACTTGGCCGACGTCTGGCGATACGGTGTCGTGGTGTACGACTTCTTCAAGGATTCCGCCTTCAGAGTCGAGCATCATTTCTTCTATCCCGATCCCCTGGCGTCCAGATACGAGCTGCACGGTATAAAGTTCCAATGGACCGACGGAATATTTGGATTAGCGCTTAGTCCCGTGGATGTTCACAACGAAAGAACGATGTTCTTCCATCCGATGTCCAGTTTTCGAGAATTCGCCGTGCCCACGTCGGTTTTCAGGGACAAGCGAACCGCGGAATTTCACTCGGAGAAGTTCATGCCCGTTGGGAAGCCCAGAGCCAAGGACTATGGCCATTCTTCGGGGTCCGCCATAGATAAGAACGGCGTCATGTTCTTCAACATGGTCACCAGGGACTCCGTGTGGTGCTGGGACACCAGGAAGGAGTACATACCGCAGAATCTGGGCGTAATTGGGACTAGCAACGAGTCCTTGGTGTTCCCGAACGACATCAAAGTGGATCACGAGCCGGATCAGAGTGTGTGGCTGCTCACAAATCGATTGCCGATGTACTTGTACGGGACACTGAACAGCGGTAGTATTAATTACAGAGTGTTTAAGGCGGATGTTAAGGAGGCTATCAGGGATACCGTCTGCGATCCTAATTACGTAGTTCCTGATTCGGATCCGGGCCTCGACGACACTTGTTGA